The following DNA comes from Candidatus Binatia bacterium.
GGCCCCTGGAGCGTTGTTTCGCCTAGCTTCCGTTCTGTGGAATCGCGATCAGGATAGCGCCGCGCTGAGCGCCTTCCTGGAATTTCGGCGTCGTTATCCCGATGACCCTCGCGCCACCGAGGCGCTCTACGCCGTCGGCCGCATTCATCAGAGCGCGGGGCGGAGCGCCCTCGCCGTCGACAGTTTTGCGGCCCTGGCCAGGCGGTATCCACGGAGTAAGTTCGCTGACGAAGCACGCTGGCGGATCGGGTGGATCCACTATCTGTCCCGGGACTGGCCGGCGGCCAGTTCGGCGTTTGCACGACTGGCGGACGAGACGTTGTCATTGCCGCAACGCAACGGTGCGATGTATTGGGAAGCGCGGGCGCTTGAGTCTGCTGGCCGGGCGGAGGCGGCGCGCGAGCTGTATCGGGACATCATCGAGCGTGACCCTACCGATTACTATGCCATGTGGGCGGAGCGGCGTCTGGGGGCGTCCTCAGGGGCCCTGCTTCCAGCACAAGTCGAGTCGATGCCCGCGCCAGCGTTGCTTGCCGGAACGGCAGAGGGCTCTGCGGCGTTGGAGTCCGTGCCGGGCGTCGAGGCCTTTCATTTCAGCCGTTGGGGTGAGCTGAAAGCGGCGGGTGTCTACACGCTGGCGCGCCAGGAGTTGAAGGCGATCGAGCGTGGCCGCCGTGACGACATCGGCACGATGCGTTACCTGCTGCATGCGTATCAGGCCGTTGATGGCTTTGCTGCCGCCCAGCATCTCCTACAGCGCTTGGGGGACCGTGCCGGACTGTCGGCTTTCGAGCGCCAGCACCTGCTCTATCCGCTGGCGTTCTGGTCCATCGTGGACCGGGAGGCCCGCGACAATGCCGTCGATCCGCTTCTGATCGAATCGCTCATGCGTCAGGAGAGCTTGTTCGATCCTGAGGCGCGGTCGCCGGCCAACGCGTACGGGCTCATGCAGTTGCTGCCCAAGACCGCGACGCAGGTGGCGTCGGCGAACGGTCGTGCCGTTGACCCACCCGCGCTACTGGAACCGGATATCAACATCGACCTCGGCAGCCGGTATCTCAAAGGACTACTGG
Coding sequences within:
- a CDS encoding transglycosylase SLT domain-containing protein, encoding MLRLILTLVLLLTTVGCGARVPVPPSALPQVQVRLDTVADKRAAFVRAYDSFRHGEDERALPIFSALAEQYPELADYALYFAGTIALRRGGDAAAEAAFSRLLRDYPQSVKAPAAALETGRLLLRAGGVDQAQPLLREALAAPDATTVQGARLALAEADERQGNIEAAYAGYMEVRRKMVGSTLGRTAKQQVLALRAQHPERALVGADLLDEARLLLDEHDYGAAESAAQQLLQSPGGVEQAAALRVQADVLYGRGEVEAAVAKLRTLVDRFPETTAAPGALFRLASVLWNRDQDSAALSAFLEFRRRYPDDPRATEALYAVGRIHQSAGRSALAVDSFAALARRYPRSKFADEARWRIGWIHYLSRDWPAASSAFARLADETLSLPQRNGAMYWEARALESAGRAEAARELYRDIIERDPTDYYAMWAERRLGASSGALLPAQVESMPAPALLAGTAEGSAALESVPGVEAFHFSRWGELKAAGVYTLARQELKAIERGRRDDIGTMRYLLHAYQAVDGFAAAQHLLQRLGDRAGLSAFERQHLLYPLAFWSIVDREARDNAVDPLLIESLMRQESLFDPEARSPANAYGLMQLLPKTATQVASANGRAVDPPALLEPDINIDLGSRYLKGLLVRFRGDVLKAVAAYNGGEAAVEKWERRFADLEPDEFVESISYRETRDYVKRVMTNYRKYRQLYAGRAS